In one Arthrobacter jinronghuae genomic region, the following are encoded:
- the ligA gene encoding NAD-dependent DNA ligase LigA: MSTAKTSPEPTDTEAAVESVSTDTPPAGDLREEYQTLAEQVRRYRFAYYNEDAPLVSDAEFDRLYRRLEEIEALHPELVTNDSPTQEVGGEVSAAFSPVEHLQRMYSLEDVFSLDELDAWVRKAEASVANIAPGAKIKWLTELKIDGLAVNLLYRNGELVRAATRGDGTTGEDITHNVLTIASIPRTLKGEDLPAEMEIRGEVFIPSKEFAHLNETMVEAGKAPFANPRNAAAGSLRQKDPDVTARRPLSMYVHGIGAREGLNVASQSETYELLKQWGLPTSPYYKVLDTYEEVLKYIADNGEHRHDLSHEIDGIVVKVDDFGLQRALGNTSRVPRWSVAYKYPPEEVNTKLLDIRVNVGRTGRVTPYGMMTPVLVSGSTVEMATLHNQDVVKAKGVKIGDTVVLRKAGDVIPEIVGPVVALRDGSERDFVMPTHCPSCGTELKPAKEGDVDIRCPNSKSCPSQLRERVFHLAGRGAFDIEALGWEAAIALTSPAEPETPPLTSEAGLFDLKIEDLADVRIERPKRVKGVVDGTELVPYFYTKGTAKKPSVPSATTHKLFTELEKAKTQPLWRVLVALSIRHVGPTAARALAGAFGSMDAIRAATEEQLAHVDGVGPTIAAALKEWFAEDWHREIVDAWAAAGVRMADERDESMPRTLEGLTVVVTGTLPNFSRDEAKEAILTRGGKASGSVSKKTDYVVAGENAGTKLDKAEQLGVRVIDEDGFRTLLAEGSVPGGPVPAAESGPESVPAGESE, translated from the coding sequence GTGAGCACAGCCAAGACTTCCCCTGAACCCACGGACACCGAAGCCGCCGTCGAGTCGGTCAGCACAGATACCCCGCCCGCGGGGGACCTGCGCGAGGAATATCAGACGCTCGCCGAGCAGGTGCGCCGCTACCGCTTCGCGTATTACAACGAAGACGCACCCCTGGTTTCGGACGCCGAGTTCGACCGGCTCTACCGCCGCCTGGAAGAGATCGAGGCGCTGCACCCCGAACTGGTCACCAACGACTCACCCACCCAGGAAGTAGGCGGCGAAGTATCCGCGGCCTTCTCTCCGGTGGAACACCTGCAACGTATGTACAGCCTCGAGGATGTTTTCTCCCTTGATGAGCTCGACGCCTGGGTACGCAAGGCCGAAGCGTCCGTGGCCAACATTGCCCCCGGTGCGAAGATCAAGTGGCTCACCGAGCTCAAGATCGACGGCCTTGCGGTCAACCTGCTCTACCGCAACGGCGAACTGGTCCGGGCCGCCACCCGCGGGGACGGCACCACGGGTGAGGACATCACCCACAACGTACTCACCATCGCCTCCATCCCGCGCACTCTCAAGGGCGAGGACTTGCCGGCGGAAATGGAAATCCGCGGCGAGGTCTTCATCCCCTCGAAGGAATTCGCGCACCTGAACGAAACCATGGTGGAAGCGGGCAAAGCGCCGTTCGCCAACCCGCGCAACGCCGCCGCCGGTTCCCTGCGGCAGAAGGACCCCGACGTCACCGCCCGCCGCCCGCTGAGCATGTACGTGCACGGTATCGGGGCACGCGAAGGACTCAACGTGGCGAGCCAGTCCGAGACCTACGAACTGCTGAAGCAGTGGGGACTGCCGACGTCGCCCTATTACAAGGTGCTGGACACTTACGAAGAAGTGCTGAAGTACATTGCCGACAACGGCGAGCACCGGCACGATCTCTCCCACGAAATCGACGGCATCGTGGTCAAGGTGGACGACTTCGGCCTGCAGCGCGCACTGGGCAACACATCCCGCGTGCCGCGCTGGTCCGTGGCCTACAAGTACCCGCCGGAGGAAGTGAACACCAAGCTGCTGGACATCCGCGTGAATGTTGGCCGCACCGGCCGGGTCACGCCCTACGGGATGATGACGCCGGTGCTGGTCTCCGGTTCGACGGTGGAAATGGCCACGCTGCACAACCAGGACGTGGTGAAGGCCAAGGGTGTGAAGATCGGCGACACAGTGGTGCTGCGCAAGGCCGGTGACGTGATCCCCGAAATCGTGGGCCCCGTCGTCGCACTCCGTGACGGCAGTGAACGCGACTTCGTGATGCCCACCCACTGTCCCTCCTGCGGCACGGAGCTGAAGCCGGCCAAGGAAGGGGACGTGGACATCCGCTGCCCCAACTCCAAGTCCTGCCCCTCGCAGCTGCGCGAGCGGGTGTTCCACCTGGCCGGCCGCGGTGCCTTCGATATCGAAGCGCTCGGCTGGGAAGCGGCTATCGCGCTCACCTCGCCGGCCGAGCCGGAAACCCCGCCGCTCACCAGCGAGGCGGGTCTGTTCGACCTGAAGATCGAAGACCTGGCGGACGTGCGGATCGAACGGCCGAAGCGAGTCAAGGGCGTGGTGGACGGCACCGAACTCGTGCCCTACTTCTACACCAAGGGCACCGCCAAGAAGCCGTCCGTGCCCAGCGCCACCACGCACAAGCTGTTCACCGAGCTTGAGAAGGCCAAGACCCAGCCGCTGTGGCGGGTCCTTGTGGCCCTGTCCATCCGGCACGTAGGCCCGACGGCGGCACGCGCCCTGGCGGGTGCCTTCGGCTCCATGGACGCCATCCGCGCCGCCACGGAAGAGCAGCTGGCGCATGTCGACGGCGTCGGCCCGACCATCGCGGCCGCCCTGAAGGAATGGTTCGCCGAGGACTGGCACCGCGAGATCGTGGACGCCTGGGCGGCCGCCGGGGTCCGGATGGCCGACGAGCGCGACGAATCCATGCCGCGGACGCTGGAGGGCCTGACCGTCGTCGTCACGGGCACGCTGCCCAACTTCAGCCGCGACGAAGCGAAGGAAGCCATCCTGACCCGCGGCGGCAAGGCTTCGGGCTCGGTCTCCAAGAAAACCGACTACGTGGTGGCCGGGGAGAACGCCGGCACCAAGCTGGACAAGGCCGAGCAGCTGGGGGTCCGCGTAATCGACGAAGACGGCTTCCGCACGCTGCTGGCCGAGGGATCCGTACCTGGCGGGCCGGTTCCGGCTGCTGAATCCGGGCCGGAGTCCGTGCCGGCCGGGGAGTCCGAATGA
- a CDS encoding pore-forming ESAT-6 family protein, whose product MSQDRLSYDTDTSSAVQGDIQSIVARLESLIGEREKAVNAAMSDFQADGVSEDYQAVENRFRNAANETRNIIALVKQTLSQNDETAAGAGARAKSAVQNIG is encoded by the coding sequence ATGTCCCAGGATCGTTTGAGCTATGACACTGATACTTCCTCTGCGGTGCAGGGGGATATCCAGTCGATTGTTGCCCGGCTGGAGTCGTTGATCGGTGAGCGTGAGAAGGCTGTGAATGCGGCTATGTCGGATTTCCAGGCTGATGGTGTGTCGGAGGATTACCAGGCGGTGGAGAACCGTTTCCGGAATGCTGCCAATGAGACGCGGAACATTATTGCGTTGGTGAAGCAGACGCTGTCGCAGAATGATGAGACGGCTGCGGGTGCGGGTGCCCGGGCGAAGTCCGCCGTCCAAAACATCGGCTAA
- a CDS encoding phosphotransferase, which translates to METWHRNRLSARQAELVESWLPGVRLVTDLSWNLLDTAVLEVVDAHRRYVVKAAGPSNHHIGREIDAHESWVRVWALQNRAPKLVQSDRSENILVTEYLDGSLVEGTAAEYDPETYRQAGHLLRIFHEQTARTDVDYEVRATAKELSWLEKPHRISKSHVARVRAILDGYRPKPVVLVPTHGDWQPRNWLMDGSELRVIDFGRFELRPAATDLCRLAVQQWRSRSYLEAAFFEGYGPDSRDSELWNVTLLREAVSTAAWAYQVGDHKFEAQGHRMLRDALANFS; encoded by the coding sequence ATGGAAACCTGGCATCGGAACCGGTTGAGCGCGCGGCAGGCTGAACTTGTCGAGTCTTGGCTGCCCGGGGTGCGTCTCGTTACCGATCTCTCCTGGAACCTTCTGGATACCGCGGTCCTTGAAGTAGTGGACGCACACCGCAGGTATGTAGTCAAAGCGGCAGGGCCCTCCAACCACCACATAGGACGTGAGATAGACGCCCACGAGTCATGGGTCAGGGTGTGGGCCCTGCAGAACCGTGCGCCCAAACTTGTCCAATCGGACCGTTCCGAGAACATCTTGGTCACGGAGTATTTGGACGGTTCCCTCGTCGAGGGAACCGCAGCTGAATACGACCCCGAGACGTATCGGCAGGCCGGGCATCTTTTGCGGATATTCCATGAGCAAACCGCGCGTACTGACGTCGACTATGAGGTGCGGGCCACTGCCAAAGAGTTGTCTTGGCTGGAGAAGCCGCACCGCATTTCCAAATCCCACGTTGCCCGGGTTAGGGCCATCCTCGACGGCTACCGGCCCAAGCCGGTGGTTCTCGTTCCGACGCATGGTGACTGGCAACCTCGCAACTGGCTTATGGACGGCAGCGAGCTGAGGGTCATCGACTTCGGCCGGTTCGAATTGAGGCCTGCCGCAACCGACCTTTGCCGCTTGGCGGTGCAGCAATGGAGGTCTCGCAGTTATCTGGAGGCCGCCTTCTTTGAGGGGTACGGACCGGACTCCAGGGACAGTGAACTCTGGAACGTAACGCTGCTGCGCGAAGCTGTCTCCACTGCTGCGTGGGCTTACCAAGTCGGCGACCATAAGTTCGAGGCACAAGGCCACCGGATGCTTCGGGATGCGCTGGCCAACTTCTCGTAG
- a CDS encoding GNAT family N-acetyltransferase translates to MSITIRLATEADFDDIRRITREAYLHGNHIEADNPYVKELENVEDRAKHTELWVAELDGKVAASAAITYAGQPYTDIAIEGELEFRMLAVDPAVQRGGVGRAMVNAIVDYARNKDGINAVSLTSMTTMLNAHALYLSCGFERVPERDWTVPGEDYILWVFRKAV, encoded by the coding sequence ATGAGCATCACCATCCGGCTTGCCACCGAGGCTGACTTTGACGACATCCGCCGGATTACCCGTGAGGCTTACCTGCACGGCAACCACATCGAGGCCGACAATCCCTACGTCAAGGAACTGGAAAACGTCGAGGACCGCGCCAAGCACACCGAGCTGTGGGTAGCCGAGCTCGACGGAAAGGTGGCTGCCTCCGCCGCAATCACGTACGCCGGTCAGCCCTACACGGACATCGCCATTGAAGGCGAACTGGAATTCCGGATGCTCGCCGTGGATCCGGCCGTCCAGCGCGGGGGAGTGGGCCGCGCGATGGTCAACGCCATTGTCGACTATGCCCGGAACAAGGACGGCATCAACGCGGTCAGCCTCACCAGCATGACCACCATGCTGAACGCCCACGCCCTCTACCTGTCCTGCGGGTTTGAACGCGTTCCGGAGCGGGACTGGACCGTTCCCGGCGAGGACTACATTCTCTGGGTGTTCCGCAAGGCGGTCTAA
- a CDS encoding inositol monophosphatase family protein, whose product MMPLPDAADPLELLEVAREAAAAGAAVLAQRSAGGLNAVNKSADGDWVTDFDTAAEVAVREVLARLRPHDTVMGEELEPAVPVHPSGIRWSIDPLDGTTNFIRDIVYYGTSVAAVNDDGEWLAGVVHAPALVRVYSAARGHGAWLAEHGSVRKLTGPDPQRVGKLLGTGFSYDAGVRSEQYAALPQLAGEFADVRRMGSAALDLCMVADGSLDAYIERGLNEYDYAAGALIAEEAGVPVQRPPQPANDAERLDAVTVAGAALLG is encoded by the coding sequence ATGATGCCGTTGCCCGACGCGGCGGACCCGCTGGAACTGCTCGAAGTGGCCCGCGAGGCGGCCGCAGCGGGTGCCGCTGTGCTGGCACAGCGCTCTGCCGGCGGCCTCAACGCGGTGAACAAGAGTGCCGACGGCGACTGGGTCACGGACTTCGATACCGCCGCCGAGGTCGCGGTCCGAGAGGTTCTTGCGCGTCTGCGCCCGCACGACACAGTGATGGGGGAGGAGCTGGAACCGGCCGTCCCGGTGCATCCCTCCGGCATCCGCTGGTCCATTGATCCGCTGGACGGCACCACCAACTTCATCCGCGACATCGTCTATTACGGCACCTCGGTGGCAGCGGTGAACGACGACGGCGAGTGGCTCGCCGGCGTCGTTCACGCTCCCGCGCTGGTACGCGTGTATTCGGCCGCCCGCGGACACGGTGCCTGGCTGGCCGAGCACGGCAGCGTCCGGAAGCTGACCGGTCCCGATCCGCAGCGGGTCGGGAAGCTGCTCGGCACCGGGTTCTCTTACGACGCCGGCGTGCGGTCCGAGCAGTACGCGGCGCTGCCCCAGCTGGCCGGGGAGTTCGCTGATGTGCGGCGGATGGGGTCCGCGGCCCTGGACCTGTGCATGGTGGCGGACGGTTCCTTGGATGCCTATATCGAGCGCGGTCTCAACGAATACGACTACGCCGCCGGTGCCCTGATTGCCGAGGAAGCCGGTGTGCCGGTCCAGCGTCCTCCGCAGCCTGCCAATGACGCCGAGCGGCTCGACGCCGTCACTGTCGCCGGAGCTGCGCTGCTGGGTTAG
- the gatC gene encoding Asp-tRNA(Asn)/Glu-tRNA(Gln) amidotransferase subunit GatC, with amino-acid sequence MSEINREAVAHLARLAHIEMTNDELDKMAGELDVIVDSIKSVSEVAGEDIPATSHPIPLTNVFREDVVGQTLTNEEALSGAPDNAAGRFKVPAILDEE; translated from the coding sequence ATGTCTGAGATCAATCGTGAGGCTGTGGCGCATCTGGCGCGGCTGGCCCACATTGAGATGACCAACGACGAGCTGGACAAGATGGCCGGCGAACTCGATGTCATCGTGGATTCGATCAAATCCGTAAGCGAAGTTGCCGGCGAGGACATCCCGGCAACCTCCCACCCCATCCCGCTGACCAACGTCTTCCGTGAAGACGTTGTGGGGCAGACGCTGACCAATGAAGAAGCCCTGTCCGGCGCCCCGGACAACGCCGCCGGCCGCTTCAAGGTCCCCGCCATCCTGGATGAGGAGTAA
- a CDS encoding pore-forming ESAT-6 family protein, whose product MSQDRLSYDTDTSSAVQGDIQSIVARLESLIGEREKAVNAAMSDFQADGVSEDYQAVENRFRNAANETRNIIALVKQTLSQNDETAAGAGARAKSAVQNIG is encoded by the coding sequence ATGTCCCAGGATCGTTTGAGCTATGACACTGATACTTCCTCTGCGGTGCAGGGGGATATCCAGTCGATTGTTGCCCGGCTGGAGTCGTTGATCGGTGAGCGTGAGAAGGCTGTGAATGCGGCTATGTCGGATTTCCAGGCTGATGGTGTGTCGGAGGATTACCAGGCGGTGGAGAACCGTTTCCGGAATGCTGCCAATGAGACGCGGAACATTATTGCGTTGGTGAAGCAGACGCTGTCGCAGAATGATGAGACGGCTGCGGGTGCGGGTGCCCGGGCGAAGTCCGCCGTCCAGAACATCGGCTGA
- a CDS encoding HNH endonuclease: MDQLGNTERITEEPGSEDQQLDGTAGETDAPRAACTLSVYRAELSEDTSTPDDAATASTEPEGAGRVRPNGEDAGGFPDGFTGTLALQNLEAYDEDMVGDALFRMAHLMSWVQALQARLVNRMNEIFRDDFHAASGQLEPAMAFSLASSECAAILNVPQVTAQRMMFEAGMLCGTHAATLAGLEDGRLSYQHAQVVLEQCENVPAEKLPGFEADLLEAAEGKTRAQFSAKARRLRERKFPDTISKRHLTAFEQRKVTLDREEDGMSCLSAYLRAEEAQQIYTTLSTAARGEQAAGDGRSTDQLRADILAQLLMGGLSSTHVRNMGGASRAGGATGTGSSPADGGDGSGAVADESGTGGNGSGPDEVIVPRAEIMVLINAETLFGADDQPAELHGYGPISAEAARRLARNAAGWTGLAQDPQTGEILGVGRRRKVPAGLRRWLRARDGTCRFPGCRVSTANADIDHTVDWVKGGSTDHGNLEHLCRRHHRFKTLGYWKACQPSPGVIEWTSPTGRVYRTEPYLELDPPGPALDRRGPSRPKDSGQEDCRQEQAPPF; this comes from the coding sequence ATGGATCAGCTCGGAAACACCGAACGGATAACCGAAGAACCAGGCAGTGAAGACCAGCAGCTGGATGGCACCGCTGGTGAAACGGATGCGCCCCGTGCGGCCTGCACCCTGTCGGTGTACCGGGCGGAACTGTCCGAGGACACTTCCACTCCCGACGACGCAGCAACCGCATCCACAGAGCCTGAAGGCGCTGGCCGCGTGCGTCCGAACGGAGAGGATGCCGGTGGTTTCCCAGACGGTTTTACCGGAACATTGGCGTTGCAGAACCTTGAAGCCTATGACGAGGACATGGTGGGCGATGCCCTGTTCCGGATGGCGCATTTGATGTCCTGGGTGCAGGCGCTTCAGGCGCGTCTGGTGAACCGGATGAATGAGATCTTTCGGGACGACTTCCACGCCGCGTCGGGGCAACTCGAGCCCGCGATGGCATTCAGCCTGGCATCTTCCGAATGTGCCGCCATCCTGAATGTTCCGCAGGTTACCGCCCAGCGGATGATGTTCGAAGCTGGCATGCTGTGCGGGACCCATGCCGCCACCCTGGCCGGGCTGGAGGACGGGCGCTTGTCGTACCAGCATGCGCAGGTGGTGCTGGAGCAATGCGAGAACGTTCCCGCCGAGAAACTGCCCGGGTTTGAAGCCGATCTGCTGGAGGCTGCAGAGGGGAAGACCCGGGCGCAGTTCTCCGCTAAGGCCCGGCGACTGCGTGAGAGGAAGTTTCCGGACACGATCAGCAAGAGGCATCTGACCGCCTTCGAGCAGCGCAAAGTCACCCTGGACCGCGAAGAGGACGGCATGTCCTGCCTCTCCGCCTATCTTCGGGCCGAGGAAGCCCAGCAGATCTACACGACCCTCAGCACCGCAGCGCGGGGTGAACAGGCCGCCGGCGATGGCCGCTCCACGGACCAACTGCGTGCCGACATCCTGGCCCAGTTGCTGATGGGCGGTCTGAGTTCAACGCACGTCCGAAATATGGGCGGAGCCAGCCGGGCGGGCGGCGCTACCGGTACCGGCTCATCGCCTGCTGACGGGGGAGACGGCAGCGGTGCGGTGGCAGATGAGAGCGGAACCGGCGGCAACGGCTCAGGGCCGGACGAGGTGATCGTGCCCCGCGCGGAGATTATGGTCTTGATCAACGCAGAAACCCTTTTCGGCGCCGACGACCAGCCAGCGGAACTGCACGGTTACGGACCTATCAGCGCAGAAGCCGCCCGAAGACTGGCCCGCAACGCTGCCGGATGGACCGGACTCGCCCAGGACCCGCAGACCGGTGAGATCCTAGGGGTAGGGAGGCGGCGGAAGGTCCCGGCCGGCCTCAGACGCTGGCTTCGGGCCCGGGACGGAACCTGCAGGTTCCCCGGCTGCCGGGTCAGCACCGCAAATGCGGACATCGACCACACCGTCGACTGGGTGAAAGGTGGCTCCACGGATCACGGAAACCTGGAGCACCTCTGCCGCCGGCACCACAGGTTCAAGACCCTCGGTTACTGGAAAGCCTGTCAGCCCTCGCCCGGCGTGATCGAGTGGACGTCGCCGACCGGACGCGTCTACCGGACCGAGCCCTATTTGGAACTTGACCCGCCGGGTCCGGCATTGGATCGGAGGGGGCCTTCCAGACCGAAGGATTCAGGGCAGGAAGATTGCCGGCAGGAACAGGCACCGCCATTCTGA
- a CDS encoding TraR/DksA family transcriptional regulator: protein MPRKAPTAPRTTIRGTPEPAPVTPQTPPTQQTPQTPQDLDTAYFARLIDERMEHTREQISTLTAVIREVTLAAKDIPADDEHDPEGTTVSVERANEVALLAAAETSLIELMEARERLNTDSYGICERCGTAIPTARLEIRPETRFCVECASVRRR, encoded by the coding sequence ATGCCCCGAAAAGCACCCACGGCACCGCGGACGACGATCCGAGGGACACCCGAGCCCGCGCCGGTTACGCCGCAGACCCCGCCGACCCAGCAGACGCCGCAGACCCCGCAGGATCTGGATACGGCCTACTTCGCCCGCCTGATCGATGAGCGAATGGAACACACCCGCGAGCAGATCAGTACGCTGACGGCTGTGATCCGGGAAGTTACCCTGGCAGCCAAGGACATTCCGGCAGACGACGAACACGACCCCGAAGGAACCACCGTGTCCGTGGAAAGGGCCAACGAGGTGGCACTGCTGGCCGCAGCGGAAACATCGCTGATCGAACTGATGGAGGCACGGGAACGCCTGAACACCGATAGTTACGGCATCTGCGAACGCTGCGGGACAGCGATCCCGACGGCACGGCTCGAGATCCGCCCCGAAACCCGCTTCTGCGTGGAGTGCGCTTCAGTCCGCAGAAGGTGA
- a CDS encoding class I SAM-dependent methyltransferase: MMVDTNYNEPRLVALYDEDNAGQWDTDFYAGLIGDKPLRIADVGCGTGSFAVRLALAGHTLTGIDPARGMLEVARARAGGEKVTWLQGTAADLPPGPFDAALMTGHAFQCLLTEAEILETLVAVRSRLVSGGTFYFETRNPAAKAWLAWDSGSTGPEIQESSAGTLEVEWELISAEEQYDGVLVTFEDRTLFRSDGERFVSRSILKFVRAEVLKDLLERAGFNSVDWYGDWEGGPFMEASSREIIVAARR; encoded by the coding sequence ATGATGGTTGACACGAATTACAACGAGCCGCGGCTCGTGGCTCTCTATGACGAAGACAATGCCGGGCAGTGGGACACCGACTTTTACGCCGGCCTTATCGGCGATAAGCCGCTCCGAATCGCCGACGTCGGATGCGGCACCGGCAGTTTCGCCGTGCGTCTGGCGCTGGCGGGCCACACGTTGACCGGCATCGATCCGGCGCGCGGCATGCTGGAGGTGGCGCGGGCGCGTGCCGGCGGTGAGAAGGTCACCTGGCTGCAGGGCACCGCTGCGGATCTTCCTCCCGGTCCGTTTGATGCTGCCCTTATGACGGGGCATGCGTTTCAGTGCCTTCTGACCGAGGCCGAGATCCTCGAAACCCTGGTGGCTGTTCGGTCCCGGCTCGTCTCCGGGGGAACCTTCTATTTCGAAACCCGAAATCCTGCGGCGAAGGCATGGCTGGCGTGGGACAGCGGCAGTACCGGGCCCGAGATTCAGGAATCCTCTGCGGGCACGCTCGAAGTGGAGTGGGAGCTGATCTCTGCCGAGGAGCAGTACGACGGCGTGTTGGTCACTTTCGAGGACCGTACCCTCTTCCGGTCCGACGGCGAGCGGTTCGTCAGCCGGAGCATCCTGAAGTTTGTGCGGGCCGAGGTATTGAAGGACCTGCTGGAACGGGCCGGCTTCAACTCCGTGGACTGGTACGGGGACTGGGAGGGCGGTCCGTTCATGGAAGCGTCCAGCCGGGAGATCATTGTGGCTGCGCGGCGGTAG
- the gatA gene encoding Asp-tRNA(Asn)/Glu-tRNA(Gln) amidotransferase subunit GatA gives MSELITSSAAQLAAKLAAGEVSAVEVTQAHLDRIAEVDGAINAFLHVNTDEALQVAADVDKARANGEELHELAGVPIAIKDLIVTKGQPTTAGSKMLEGWMSPYDATVISKIRAARMPMLGKTNLDEFAMGSSTEHSAYGPTRNPWDLDRIPGGSGGGSAAAVAAFEAPLALGTDTGGSIRQPAAVTGSVGVKPTYGGVSRYGAIAMASSLDQIGPVSRTVLDAALLQELIGGHDPRDSTSLTDPVGSLADAARNGSVAGMRIGVIKELQGEGYEAGVQARFTESLDMLRDAGAEIVEVSCPNFKYALGAYYLIMPSEASSNLAKYDGVRYGMRELPAEPPLTIERVMGATRAAGFGDEVKRRIILGTYALSAGYYDAYYGSAQKVRTLIQRDFNAAFAQADVLISPTSPNTAFKLGEKLDDPLAMYLNDVATIPANMAGVPGISIPGGLSDGLPVGIQFLAPAREDIRLYRAGAALEGMLEQKWGGPLLASAPVLGGVK, from the coding sequence ATGAGTGAACTGATTACATCAAGCGCCGCACAGCTGGCCGCCAAGCTGGCTGCCGGCGAAGTGTCCGCCGTCGAGGTCACGCAGGCCCACCTGGACCGCATCGCGGAGGTGGACGGCGCCATCAACGCCTTCCTGCACGTCAACACCGACGAGGCGCTGCAGGTTGCCGCCGACGTCGACAAGGCCCGCGCCAACGGCGAGGAACTGCACGAACTGGCCGGCGTGCCCATCGCCATCAAGGACCTGATCGTCACCAAGGGCCAGCCCACCACGGCCGGCTCCAAGATGCTCGAGGGCTGGATGAGCCCCTACGACGCCACGGTGATCTCGAAGATCCGTGCCGCGCGTATGCCGATGCTCGGCAAGACCAACCTGGACGAGTTCGCCATGGGCTCCTCCACGGAACACTCCGCGTACGGCCCCACCCGCAACCCGTGGGACCTGGACCGTATCCCGGGCGGCTCCGGCGGCGGTTCCGCAGCCGCCGTCGCCGCTTTCGAAGCTCCGCTGGCGCTGGGCACCGACACCGGCGGATCCATCCGCCAGCCGGCCGCCGTCACCGGCTCCGTGGGCGTGAAGCCCACCTACGGCGGCGTCTCCCGCTACGGCGCAATTGCCATGGCCTCCTCGCTGGACCAGATCGGCCCGGTCTCCCGCACCGTGCTGGATGCTGCCCTGCTGCAGGAACTCATCGGCGGCCACGATCCCCGCGACTCCACCTCCCTGACGGACCCCGTGGGTTCACTGGCCGACGCCGCCCGCAACGGCAGCGTCGCCGGGATGCGGATCGGCGTCATCAAGGAACTGCAGGGCGAAGGCTACGAAGCCGGCGTCCAGGCCCGCTTCACTGAGTCCCTGGACATGTTGCGGGACGCGGGAGCGGAAATCGTTGAGGTGTCCTGCCCTAACTTCAAGTACGCACTCGGCGCCTACTACCTGATCATGCCGTCCGAGGCTTCCTCGAACCTGGCCAAGTACGACGGCGTCCGGTACGGCATGCGCGAACTGCCCGCCGAGCCGCCGCTGACCATCGAACGCGTTATGGGTGCCACCCGCGCCGCCGGCTTCGGCGACGAGGTCAAGCGCCGCATCATCCTGGGCACCTACGCCCTTTCCGCCGGCTACTACGACGCCTACTACGGCTCGGCCCAGAAGGTGCGCACCCTGATCCAGCGCGACTTCAACGCCGCGTTCGCGCAGGCCGACGTGCTGATCTCCCCGACCTCGCCCAACACGGCGTTCAAGCTCGGCGAAAAGCTGGACGATCCGCTGGCCATGTACCTGAACGACGTCGCCACCATCCCGGCCAACATGGCAGGCGTGCCGGGCATCTCCATCCCCGGCGGCCTGTCCGACGGCCTGCCCGTCGGCATCCAGTTCCTGGCCCCGGCCCGCGAAGACATCCGCCTCTACCGCGCCGGCGCAGCCCTCGAGGGCATGCTCGAGCAGAAGTGGGGCGGCCCGCTGCTGGCCTCGGCACCCGTACTCGGAGGAGTGAAGTAA